The Labrus mixtus chromosome 16, fLabMix1.1, whole genome shotgun sequence genome window below encodes:
- the ehmt2 gene encoding histone-lysine N-methyltransferase EHMT2 isoform X1 — MSASETTTKEPPEGNDSETPANSEAGPSHVKDDNAAITTAAVAKQTEPMGAMASTLLSQQPGKDASKAGEEGDKMSPSSSPKKHAAGLAAKSFPSASASSSSSSSPSTSSALSPGRAKMSVSGPGSSKSIPGPALSSSSSSSSATASSSPSVSPGPPKIHRARKTMNRPPLGQMNNFESPVAPSGPSASLSSDSETAAKRRKTDPLSDITHETSENIPDNAQTVEETFVHKKPSTKSAAEKSDVDVGSKSEEDEKIQTPNPSKRASGKVSEFDDVEKEENKEIEESVNTSDHSSESETHKADLSRNESEESSQEKEKNTSDVAEPVAAERSSDYTEVPLGALDIAAADSLTLSPHHEGSDAGDTERLEELPLCSCRMEAPRVECSSQRVSRQCMATESVNGELRACISRTIKGETMRPSSRVPLMVLCEVHRSHMVKHHCCPGCGYFCIAGTFLECCPDQRIAHRFHRGCVTVLSGGRSRGNGGGGMIFCPHCGEDASEAQEVTIPSFSSATASATTVVTMSASSTTTPSLPPSVPTAPSLTASTGGMKDGKMPERPVSARMRSHGLVKPAVEQQPPQPVASATPATAVPPVEEGVDSVGPSLCMPNGKPISPSALPPGPSRASLQKAILTQDTERKKKLRFHPRQLYPAAKQGEVQRVLLMLMEGIDPTYQPDSQNRRSALHAAAQRGLLEVCYILIQAGAQVDAQDKDLKTPLLEAIINNHIEVAHYLVQNGACVYHVEEDGYTGLHHAAKLGNKEIVSMLLETGQVDVNAQDSGGWTPIIWAAEHKHVDVIRSLLNRGADVTINDKSSLSPQEQNVCLHWAAYAGNVDIAELVLNAGCSLTSVNVHGDTPLHIAAREGYLECVTLFLSRGADIDIINREGDTPLTLARADTPVWVALQINRKLRRGITNRMLRTERIICSDIAQGYENVPIPSVNAVDDEGCPSDYKYVSENCETSAMNIDRNITHLQHCSCTDDCSSSNCLCGQLSIRCWYDKDQRLLQEFNKIEPPLIFECNMACSCYRTCKNRVVQAGIKVRLQHYRTEKMGWGVRALQDIPQGSFICEYVGELISDAEADVREDDSYLFDLDNKDGEVYCIDARYYGNISRFINHLCDPNLIPVRVFMLHQDLRFPRIAFFSSRDIHSGQELGFDYGDRFWDIKSKYFTCQCGSEKCKHSAEAIALEQNRLARMEACPESGADCGMSMMGNS; from the exons ATGTCGGCATCTGAGACTACGACAAAG GAGCCTCCTGAAGGGAATGACTCAGAAACACCAGCAAATTCAGAAGCTGGACCAAGTCATGTGAAGGACG ATAATGCAGCCATCACCACAGCTGCTGTTGCCAAACAGACGGAGCCCATGGGTGCTATGGCCTCTACGTTGCTTTCTCAGCAGCCTGGGAAGGACGCCTCAaaagcaggagaggaaggagacaaGATgtcaccttcctcctctccaaaGAAACATGCTGCAG GATTGGCTGCAAAGTCCTTTCCATCAGCGTCGGCTTcgtcatcctcttcctcctctccgtccACCTCTTCGGCGCTTTCCCCCGGCCGAGCAAAGATGAGTGTTTCCGGACCTGGCAGCAGTAAATCCATCCCAGGACCtgctctttcctcttcctcttcgtcctcctctGCCAcagcttcctcctctccctctgtgtcccccGGCCCACCCAAGATCCACCGGGCCCGCAAGACCATGAACAGGCCTCCGCTAGGCCAG ATGAACAACTTTGAGTCGCCTGTTGCACCCTCAGGACCCTCCGCCTCGCTTTCCTCTGACTCTGAAACAG CtgcaaaaaggagaaaaacggATCCTTTATCCGACATCACTCATGAGACGTCTGAAAACATCCCGGACAACGCTCAAACTGTG GAAGAAACATTTGTCCATAAAAAGCCTTCAACCAAATCTGCAGCTGAGAAGAGCGACGTCGATGTCGGATCAAAGTCAGAGGAGGACGAGAAAATTCAGACTCCAAACCCATCGAAGCGAGCGTCAGGAAAGGTGTCGGAG tTTGATGACgttgagaaagaagaaaataaagagatcGAGGAGTCTGTGAACACATCGGATCAT AGCTCAGAGTCTGAGACGCACAAAGCTGATCTGAGTCGAAACGAGAGCGAGGAGTCTTcacaagaaaaagagaaaaacacgtCTGATGTGGCCGAGCCGGTCGCTG CTGAAAGGTCGTCTGATTACACCGAGGTTCCCCTGGGTGCTCTGGACATCGCTGCAGCCGACAGTCTGACACTTTCTCCTCACCACG aAGGGAGCGATGCAGGAGACACGGAGCGTCTGGAGGAGCTCCCcctctgcagctgcaggatGGAGGCTCCTCGAGTGGAGTGCAGCAGCCAGCGCGTCAGCAGACAGTGCATGGCCACCGAGAGCGTCAACGGCGAGCTGAGGGCGTGCATCAGCCGGACCATCAAAGGGGAGACGATGCGTCCGTCCAGCCGGGTTCCCCTCATGGTGCTCTGTGAAGTCCATCGCTCTCACATGGTCAAACACCACTGCTGTCCCGGCTGCGGGTACTTCTGCATCGCG GGCACTTTTCTTGAGTGCTGCCCGGACCAGCGCATCGCTCACCGTTTCCACCGCGGCTGTGTGACGGTGCTGAGCGGCGGGCGCAGCAGAGGAAACGGAGGCGGCGGTATGATCTTCTGTCCTCACTGTGGCGAGGACGCGTCAGAGGCCCAGGAGGTCACCATCCCCTCGTTCAGCTCGGCCACGGCCTCCGCCACCACCGTCGTCACCATGTCCGCCTCCTCCACCACGACCCCGTCCCTGCCCCCGTCTGTCCCCACGGCGCCCTCACTCACGGCGTCGACGGGAGGGATGAAGGACGGGAAGATGCCTGAGAGACCGGTCAG CGCTCGTATGCGTAGCCACGGATTGGTCAAGCCGGCGGTGGAGCAGCAGCCCCCGCAGCCGGTCGCCTCGGCAACACCTGCGACCGCCGTCCCCCCAGTGGAGGAGGGCGTGGACAGCGTGGGTCCCTCTCTCTGTATGCCTAACGGGAAACCCATCAGTCCAAGTGCACTACCGCCCGGGCCCAGCAGGGCGTCGCTGCAGAAAGCTATCCTCACACAGGACACAGAGAG gAAAAAGAAACTGCGGTTCCATCCCCGCCAGCTTTACCCCGCTGCCAAACAAGGAGAGGTTCAGAGGGTTCTGCTCATGCTGA TGGAGGGAATAGATCCAACGTACCAGCCTGACTCACAGAACCGGCGCTCTGCTCTCCATGCTGCAGCTCAAAGAGGTCTGCTGGAGGTCTGCTACATCCTCATACAG GCTGGTGCTCAGGTGGACGCCCAGGACAAGGACCTGAAGACTCCTCTCTTGGAAGCGATCATCAACAATCACATCGAGGTGGCTCACTACCTGGTCCAGAACGGCGCCTGTGTCTATCATgtt GAGGAAGATGGATATACCGGCCTCCACCACGCGGCCAAGCTGGGGAACAAGGAGATCGTCAGCATGCTTCTGGAAACGGGGCAGGTCGATGTGAACGCACAG GACAGCGGAGGCTGGACGCCGATCATTTGGGCTGCAGAGCACAAACATGTCGACGTGATCCGATCTCTGCTGAACAGAGGAGCTGACGTCACCATTAATGATAAA TCCAGTCTCTCCCCTCAGGAGCAGAACGTGTGTCTCCACTGGGCGGCGTACGCAGGGAACGTGGACATAGCAGAGCTGGTGTTGAACGCCGGCTGCTCCCTGACGTCGGTCAACGTGCACGGAGACACGCCGCTCCACATCGCCGCCAGAGAGGGCTACCTGGAATGTGTTAC gtTGTTTCTCTCCAGAGGTGCAGACATTGACATTATTAACCGGGAAGGAGACACGCCGCTCACGCTCGCGCGGGCGGACACTCCCGTTTGGGTCGCCCTCCAGATCAACAGGAAGCTGAGGCGAGGAATAACCAATCGCATGCTTCGGACTGAAAGAATCATCTGCAG CGACATCGCTCAGGGCTACGAGAACGTACCCATCCCCTCTGTGAACGCGGTGGACGACGAAGGTTGTCCGTCCGACTACAAATATGTGTCGGAAAACTGCGAAACTTCAGCAATGAACATAGACCGCAACATCACACATTTACAG CACTGCAGCTGCACTGATGACTGCTCGTCCAGTAACTGTCTCTGTGGACAGCTCAGTATCCGCTGCTGGTACGACAAG gacCAGCGGCTGCTCCAGGAGTTCAACAAAATTGAGCCTCCACTTATATTCGAGTGCAACATGGCGTGCTCCTGTTACCGGACGTGCAAGAACAGGGTGGTGCAAGCAGGCATCAA GGTTCGTCTTCAGCACTACAGGACCGAGAAGATGGGCTGGGGAGTTCGAGCTCTGCAGGATATTCCCCAGGGAAGCTTCATCTGCGA ATATGTCGGGGAGCTGATCTCTGACGCAGAGGCCGATGTCAGAGAAGACGACTCCTACCTGTTTGACCTGGACAACAAG GATGGGGAGGTGTACTGTATTGATGCCCGCTACTATGGCAACATCAGCCGCTTCATCAACCACCTGTGTGACCCAAACCTCATCCCTGTGCGCGTGTTCATGCTGCACCAGGACCTGAGATTCCCCCGCATAGCCTTCTTCAGCTCCAGGGACATCCACAGCGGACAAGAGCTCGG GTTTGACTACGGAGACCGTTTCTGGGACATTAAGAGCAAGTACTTCACCTGTCAGTGTGGATCAGAGAAATGTAAACACTCTGCAGAGGCCATCGCCTTGGAGCAGAACAGGCTGGCTCGTATGGAGGCTTGCCCAGAATCGGGAGCAGACTGTGGGatgagcatgatgggaaactcctaa
- the ehmt2 gene encoding histone-lysine N-methyltransferase EHMT2 isoform X3, with translation MSASETTTKEPPEGNDSETPANSEAGPSHVKDDNAAITTAAVAKQTEPMGAMASTLLSQQPGKDASKAGEEGDKMSPSSSPKKHAAGLAAKSFPSASASSSSSSSPSTSSALSPGRAKMSVSGPGSSKSIPGPALSSSSSSSSATASSSPSVSPGPPKIHRARKTMNRPPLGQMNNFESPVAPSGPSASLSSDSETAAKRRKTDPLSDITHETSENIPDNAQTVEETFVHKKPSTKSAAEKSDVDVGSKSEEDEKIQTPNPSKRASGKVSEFDDVEKEENKEIEESVNTSDHSSESETHKADLSRNESEESSQEKEKNTSDVAEPVAEGSDAGDTERLEELPLCSCRMEAPRVECSSQRVSRQCMATESVNGELRACISRTIKGETMRPSSRVPLMVLCEVHRSHMVKHHCCPGCGYFCIAGTFLECCPDQRIAHRFHRGCVTVLSGGRSRGNGGGGMIFCPHCGEDASEAQEVTIPSFSSATASATTVVTMSASSTTTPSLPPSVPTAPSLTASTGGMKDGKMPERPVSARMRSHGLVKPAVEQQPPQPVASATPATAVPPVEEGVDSVGPSLCMPNGKPISPSALPPGPSRASLQKAILTQDTERKKKLRFHPRQLYPAAKQGEVQRVLLMLMEGIDPTYQPDSQNRRSALHAAAQRGLLEVCYILIQAGAQVDAQDKDLKTPLLEAIINNHIEVAHYLVQNGACVYHVEEDGYTGLHHAAKLGNKEIVSMLLETGQVDVNAQDSGGWTPIIWAAEHKHVDVIRSLLNRGADVTINDKSSLSPQEQNVCLHWAAYAGNVDIAELVLNAGCSLTSVNVHGDTPLHIAAREGYLECVTLFLSRGADIDIINREGDTPLTLARADTPVWVALQINRKLRRGITNRMLRTERIICSDIAQGYENVPIPSVNAVDDEGCPSDYKYVSENCETSAMNIDRNITHLQHCSCTDDCSSSNCLCGQLSIRCWYDKDQRLLQEFNKIEPPLIFECNMACSCYRTCKNRVVQAGIKVRLQHYRTEKMGWGVRALQDIPQGSFICEYVGELISDAEADVREDDSYLFDLDNKDGEVYCIDARYYGNISRFINHLCDPNLIPVRVFMLHQDLRFPRIAFFSSRDIHSGQELGFDYGDRFWDIKSKYFTCQCGSEKCKHSAEAIALEQNRLARMEACPESGADCGMSMMGNS, from the exons ATGTCGGCATCTGAGACTACGACAAAG GAGCCTCCTGAAGGGAATGACTCAGAAACACCAGCAAATTCAGAAGCTGGACCAAGTCATGTGAAGGACG ATAATGCAGCCATCACCACAGCTGCTGTTGCCAAACAGACGGAGCCCATGGGTGCTATGGCCTCTACGTTGCTTTCTCAGCAGCCTGGGAAGGACGCCTCAaaagcaggagaggaaggagacaaGATgtcaccttcctcctctccaaaGAAACATGCTGCAG GATTGGCTGCAAAGTCCTTTCCATCAGCGTCGGCTTcgtcatcctcttcctcctctccgtccACCTCTTCGGCGCTTTCCCCCGGCCGAGCAAAGATGAGTGTTTCCGGACCTGGCAGCAGTAAATCCATCCCAGGACCtgctctttcctcttcctcttcgtcctcctctGCCAcagcttcctcctctccctctgtgtcccccGGCCCACCCAAGATCCACCGGGCCCGCAAGACCATGAACAGGCCTCCGCTAGGCCAG ATGAACAACTTTGAGTCGCCTGTTGCACCCTCAGGACCCTCCGCCTCGCTTTCCTCTGACTCTGAAACAG CtgcaaaaaggagaaaaacggATCCTTTATCCGACATCACTCATGAGACGTCTGAAAACATCCCGGACAACGCTCAAACTGTG GAAGAAACATTTGTCCATAAAAAGCCTTCAACCAAATCTGCAGCTGAGAAGAGCGACGTCGATGTCGGATCAAAGTCAGAGGAGGACGAGAAAATTCAGACTCCAAACCCATCGAAGCGAGCGTCAGGAAAGGTGTCGGAG tTTGATGACgttgagaaagaagaaaataaagagatcGAGGAGTCTGTGAACACATCGGATCAT AGCTCAGAGTCTGAGACGCACAAAGCTGATCTGAGTCGAAACGAGAGCGAGGAGTCTTcacaagaaaaagagaaaaacacgtCTGATGTGGCCGAGCCGGTCGCTG aAGGGAGCGATGCAGGAGACACGGAGCGTCTGGAGGAGCTCCCcctctgcagctgcaggatGGAGGCTCCTCGAGTGGAGTGCAGCAGCCAGCGCGTCAGCAGACAGTGCATGGCCACCGAGAGCGTCAACGGCGAGCTGAGGGCGTGCATCAGCCGGACCATCAAAGGGGAGACGATGCGTCCGTCCAGCCGGGTTCCCCTCATGGTGCTCTGTGAAGTCCATCGCTCTCACATGGTCAAACACCACTGCTGTCCCGGCTGCGGGTACTTCTGCATCGCG GGCACTTTTCTTGAGTGCTGCCCGGACCAGCGCATCGCTCACCGTTTCCACCGCGGCTGTGTGACGGTGCTGAGCGGCGGGCGCAGCAGAGGAAACGGAGGCGGCGGTATGATCTTCTGTCCTCACTGTGGCGAGGACGCGTCAGAGGCCCAGGAGGTCACCATCCCCTCGTTCAGCTCGGCCACGGCCTCCGCCACCACCGTCGTCACCATGTCCGCCTCCTCCACCACGACCCCGTCCCTGCCCCCGTCTGTCCCCACGGCGCCCTCACTCACGGCGTCGACGGGAGGGATGAAGGACGGGAAGATGCCTGAGAGACCGGTCAG CGCTCGTATGCGTAGCCACGGATTGGTCAAGCCGGCGGTGGAGCAGCAGCCCCCGCAGCCGGTCGCCTCGGCAACACCTGCGACCGCCGTCCCCCCAGTGGAGGAGGGCGTGGACAGCGTGGGTCCCTCTCTCTGTATGCCTAACGGGAAACCCATCAGTCCAAGTGCACTACCGCCCGGGCCCAGCAGGGCGTCGCTGCAGAAAGCTATCCTCACACAGGACACAGAGAG gAAAAAGAAACTGCGGTTCCATCCCCGCCAGCTTTACCCCGCTGCCAAACAAGGAGAGGTTCAGAGGGTTCTGCTCATGCTGA TGGAGGGAATAGATCCAACGTACCAGCCTGACTCACAGAACCGGCGCTCTGCTCTCCATGCTGCAGCTCAAAGAGGTCTGCTGGAGGTCTGCTACATCCTCATACAG GCTGGTGCTCAGGTGGACGCCCAGGACAAGGACCTGAAGACTCCTCTCTTGGAAGCGATCATCAACAATCACATCGAGGTGGCTCACTACCTGGTCCAGAACGGCGCCTGTGTCTATCATgtt GAGGAAGATGGATATACCGGCCTCCACCACGCGGCCAAGCTGGGGAACAAGGAGATCGTCAGCATGCTTCTGGAAACGGGGCAGGTCGATGTGAACGCACAG GACAGCGGAGGCTGGACGCCGATCATTTGGGCTGCAGAGCACAAACATGTCGACGTGATCCGATCTCTGCTGAACAGAGGAGCTGACGTCACCATTAATGATAAA TCCAGTCTCTCCCCTCAGGAGCAGAACGTGTGTCTCCACTGGGCGGCGTACGCAGGGAACGTGGACATAGCAGAGCTGGTGTTGAACGCCGGCTGCTCCCTGACGTCGGTCAACGTGCACGGAGACACGCCGCTCCACATCGCCGCCAGAGAGGGCTACCTGGAATGTGTTAC gtTGTTTCTCTCCAGAGGTGCAGACATTGACATTATTAACCGGGAAGGAGACACGCCGCTCACGCTCGCGCGGGCGGACACTCCCGTTTGGGTCGCCCTCCAGATCAACAGGAAGCTGAGGCGAGGAATAACCAATCGCATGCTTCGGACTGAAAGAATCATCTGCAG CGACATCGCTCAGGGCTACGAGAACGTACCCATCCCCTCTGTGAACGCGGTGGACGACGAAGGTTGTCCGTCCGACTACAAATATGTGTCGGAAAACTGCGAAACTTCAGCAATGAACATAGACCGCAACATCACACATTTACAG CACTGCAGCTGCACTGATGACTGCTCGTCCAGTAACTGTCTCTGTGGACAGCTCAGTATCCGCTGCTGGTACGACAAG gacCAGCGGCTGCTCCAGGAGTTCAACAAAATTGAGCCTCCACTTATATTCGAGTGCAACATGGCGTGCTCCTGTTACCGGACGTGCAAGAACAGGGTGGTGCAAGCAGGCATCAA GGTTCGTCTTCAGCACTACAGGACCGAGAAGATGGGCTGGGGAGTTCGAGCTCTGCAGGATATTCCCCAGGGAAGCTTCATCTGCGA ATATGTCGGGGAGCTGATCTCTGACGCAGAGGCCGATGTCAGAGAAGACGACTCCTACCTGTTTGACCTGGACAACAAG GATGGGGAGGTGTACTGTATTGATGCCCGCTACTATGGCAACATCAGCCGCTTCATCAACCACCTGTGTGACCCAAACCTCATCCCTGTGCGCGTGTTCATGCTGCACCAGGACCTGAGATTCCCCCGCATAGCCTTCTTCAGCTCCAGGGACATCCACAGCGGACAAGAGCTCGG GTTTGACTACGGAGACCGTTTCTGGGACATTAAGAGCAAGTACTTCACCTGTCAGTGTGGATCAGAGAAATGTAAACACTCTGCAGAGGCCATCGCCTTGGAGCAGAACAGGCTGGCTCGTATGGAGGCTTGCCCAGAATCGGGAGCAGACTGTGGGatgagcatgatgggaaactcctaa
- the ehmt2 gene encoding histone-lysine N-methyltransferase EHMT2 isoform X2 has translation MSASETTTKEPPEGNDSETPANSEAGPSHVKDDNAAITTAAVAKQTEPMGAMASTLLSQQPGKDASKAGEEGDKMSPSSSPKKHAAGLAAKSFPSASASSSSSSSPSTSSALSPGRAKMSVSGPGSSKSIPGPALSSSSSSSSATASSSPSVSPGPPKIHRARKTMNRPPLGQMNNFESPVAPSGPSASLSSDSETAAKRRKTDPLSDITHETSENIPDNAQTVEETFVHKKPSTKSAAEKSDVDVGSKSEEDEKIQTPNPSKRASGKVSEFDDVEKEENKEIEESVNTSDHSSESETHKADLSRNESEESSQEKEKNTSDVAEPVAAERSSDYTEVPLGALDIAAADSLTLSPHHEGSDAGDTERLEELPLCSCRMEAPRVECSSQRVSRQCMATESVNGELRACISRTIKGETMRPSSRVPLMVLCEVHRSHMVKHHCCPGCGYFCIAGTFLECCPDQRIAHRFHRGCVTVLSGGRSRGNGGGGMIFCPHCGEDASEAQEVTIPSFSSATASATTVVTMSASSTTTPSLPPSVPTAPSLTASTGGMKDGKMPERPVSARMRSHGLVKPAVEQQPPQPVASATPATAVPPVEEGVDSVGPSLCMPNGKPISPSALPPGPSRASLQKAILTQDTERKKKLRFHPRQLYPAAKQGEVQRVLLMLMEGIDPTYQPDSQNRRSALHAAAQRGLLEVCYILIQAGAQVDAQDKDLKTPLLEAIINNHIEVAHYLVQNGACVYHVEEDGYTGLHHAAKLGNKEIVSMLLETGQVDVNAQDSGGWTPIIWAAEHKHVDVIRSLLNRGADVTINDKEQNVCLHWAAYAGNVDIAELVLNAGCSLTSVNVHGDTPLHIAAREGYLECVTLFLSRGADIDIINREGDTPLTLARADTPVWVALQINRKLRRGITNRMLRTERIICSDIAQGYENVPIPSVNAVDDEGCPSDYKYVSENCETSAMNIDRNITHLQHCSCTDDCSSSNCLCGQLSIRCWYDKDQRLLQEFNKIEPPLIFECNMACSCYRTCKNRVVQAGIKVRLQHYRTEKMGWGVRALQDIPQGSFICEYVGELISDAEADVREDDSYLFDLDNKDGEVYCIDARYYGNISRFINHLCDPNLIPVRVFMLHQDLRFPRIAFFSSRDIHSGQELGFDYGDRFWDIKSKYFTCQCGSEKCKHSAEAIALEQNRLARMEACPESGADCGMSMMGNS, from the exons ATGTCGGCATCTGAGACTACGACAAAG GAGCCTCCTGAAGGGAATGACTCAGAAACACCAGCAAATTCAGAAGCTGGACCAAGTCATGTGAAGGACG ATAATGCAGCCATCACCACAGCTGCTGTTGCCAAACAGACGGAGCCCATGGGTGCTATGGCCTCTACGTTGCTTTCTCAGCAGCCTGGGAAGGACGCCTCAaaagcaggagaggaaggagacaaGATgtcaccttcctcctctccaaaGAAACATGCTGCAG GATTGGCTGCAAAGTCCTTTCCATCAGCGTCGGCTTcgtcatcctcttcctcctctccgtccACCTCTTCGGCGCTTTCCCCCGGCCGAGCAAAGATGAGTGTTTCCGGACCTGGCAGCAGTAAATCCATCCCAGGACCtgctctttcctcttcctcttcgtcctcctctGCCAcagcttcctcctctccctctgtgtcccccGGCCCACCCAAGATCCACCGGGCCCGCAAGACCATGAACAGGCCTCCGCTAGGCCAG ATGAACAACTTTGAGTCGCCTGTTGCACCCTCAGGACCCTCCGCCTCGCTTTCCTCTGACTCTGAAACAG CtgcaaaaaggagaaaaacggATCCTTTATCCGACATCACTCATGAGACGTCTGAAAACATCCCGGACAACGCTCAAACTGTG GAAGAAACATTTGTCCATAAAAAGCCTTCAACCAAATCTGCAGCTGAGAAGAGCGACGTCGATGTCGGATCAAAGTCAGAGGAGGACGAGAAAATTCAGACTCCAAACCCATCGAAGCGAGCGTCAGGAAAGGTGTCGGAG tTTGATGACgttgagaaagaagaaaataaagagatcGAGGAGTCTGTGAACACATCGGATCAT AGCTCAGAGTCTGAGACGCACAAAGCTGATCTGAGTCGAAACGAGAGCGAGGAGTCTTcacaagaaaaagagaaaaacacgtCTGATGTGGCCGAGCCGGTCGCTG CTGAAAGGTCGTCTGATTACACCGAGGTTCCCCTGGGTGCTCTGGACATCGCTGCAGCCGACAGTCTGACACTTTCTCCTCACCACG aAGGGAGCGATGCAGGAGACACGGAGCGTCTGGAGGAGCTCCCcctctgcagctgcaggatGGAGGCTCCTCGAGTGGAGTGCAGCAGCCAGCGCGTCAGCAGACAGTGCATGGCCACCGAGAGCGTCAACGGCGAGCTGAGGGCGTGCATCAGCCGGACCATCAAAGGGGAGACGATGCGTCCGTCCAGCCGGGTTCCCCTCATGGTGCTCTGTGAAGTCCATCGCTCTCACATGGTCAAACACCACTGCTGTCCCGGCTGCGGGTACTTCTGCATCGCG GGCACTTTTCTTGAGTGCTGCCCGGACCAGCGCATCGCTCACCGTTTCCACCGCGGCTGTGTGACGGTGCTGAGCGGCGGGCGCAGCAGAGGAAACGGAGGCGGCGGTATGATCTTCTGTCCTCACTGTGGCGAGGACGCGTCAGAGGCCCAGGAGGTCACCATCCCCTCGTTCAGCTCGGCCACGGCCTCCGCCACCACCGTCGTCACCATGTCCGCCTCCTCCACCACGACCCCGTCCCTGCCCCCGTCTGTCCCCACGGCGCCCTCACTCACGGCGTCGACGGGAGGGATGAAGGACGGGAAGATGCCTGAGAGACCGGTCAG CGCTCGTATGCGTAGCCACGGATTGGTCAAGCCGGCGGTGGAGCAGCAGCCCCCGCAGCCGGTCGCCTCGGCAACACCTGCGACCGCCGTCCCCCCAGTGGAGGAGGGCGTGGACAGCGTGGGTCCCTCTCTCTGTATGCCTAACGGGAAACCCATCAGTCCAAGTGCACTACCGCCCGGGCCCAGCAGGGCGTCGCTGCAGAAAGCTATCCTCACACAGGACACAGAGAG gAAAAAGAAACTGCGGTTCCATCCCCGCCAGCTTTACCCCGCTGCCAAACAAGGAGAGGTTCAGAGGGTTCTGCTCATGCTGA TGGAGGGAATAGATCCAACGTACCAGCCTGACTCACAGAACCGGCGCTCTGCTCTCCATGCTGCAGCTCAAAGAGGTCTGCTGGAGGTCTGCTACATCCTCATACAG GCTGGTGCTCAGGTGGACGCCCAGGACAAGGACCTGAAGACTCCTCTCTTGGAAGCGATCATCAACAATCACATCGAGGTGGCTCACTACCTGGTCCAGAACGGCGCCTGTGTCTATCATgtt GAGGAAGATGGATATACCGGCCTCCACCACGCGGCCAAGCTGGGGAACAAGGAGATCGTCAGCATGCTTCTGGAAACGGGGCAGGTCGATGTGAACGCACAG GACAGCGGAGGCTGGACGCCGATCATTTGGGCTGCAGAGCACAAACATGTCGACGTGATCCGATCTCTGCTGAACAGAGGAGCTGACGTCACCATTAATGATAAA GAGCAGAACGTGTGTCTCCACTGGGCGGCGTACGCAGGGAACGTGGACATAGCAGAGCTGGTGTTGAACGCCGGCTGCTCCCTGACGTCGGTCAACGTGCACGGAGACACGCCGCTCCACATCGCCGCCAGAGAGGGCTACCTGGAATGTGTTAC gtTGTTTCTCTCCAGAGGTGCAGACATTGACATTATTAACCGGGAAGGAGACACGCCGCTCACGCTCGCGCGGGCGGACACTCCCGTTTGGGTCGCCCTCCAGATCAACAGGAAGCTGAGGCGAGGAATAACCAATCGCATGCTTCGGACTGAAAGAATCATCTGCAG CGACATCGCTCAGGGCTACGAGAACGTACCCATCCCCTCTGTGAACGCGGTGGACGACGAAGGTTGTCCGTCCGACTACAAATATGTGTCGGAAAACTGCGAAACTTCAGCAATGAACATAGACCGCAACATCACACATTTACAG CACTGCAGCTGCACTGATGACTGCTCGTCCAGTAACTGTCTCTGTGGACAGCTCAGTATCCGCTGCTGGTACGACAAG gacCAGCGGCTGCTCCAGGAGTTCAACAAAATTGAGCCTCCACTTATATTCGAGTGCAACATGGCGTGCTCCTGTTACCGGACGTGCAAGAACAGGGTGGTGCAAGCAGGCATCAA GGTTCGTCTTCAGCACTACAGGACCGAGAAGATGGGCTGGGGAGTTCGAGCTCTGCAGGATATTCCCCAGGGAAGCTTCATCTGCGA ATATGTCGGGGAGCTGATCTCTGACGCAGAGGCCGATGTCAGAGAAGACGACTCCTACCTGTTTGACCTGGACAACAAG GATGGGGAGGTGTACTGTATTGATGCCCGCTACTATGGCAACATCAGCCGCTTCATCAACCACCTGTGTGACCCAAACCTCATCCCTGTGCGCGTGTTCATGCTGCACCAGGACCTGAGATTCCCCCGCATAGCCTTCTTCAGCTCCAGGGACATCCACAGCGGACAAGAGCTCGG GTTTGACTACGGAGACCGTTTCTGGGACATTAAGAGCAAGTACTTCACCTGTCAGTGTGGATCAGAGAAATGTAAACACTCTGCAGAGGCCATCGCCTTGGAGCAGAACAGGCTGGCTCGTATGGAGGCTTGCCCAGAATCGGGAGCAGACTGTGGGatgagcatgatgggaaactcctaa